TCACCCCCACCGAGTTTCGGCTGCTGGAAACCCTGGCCCGCACCCCCGGCAAGGCTTTTACCCGCACCGAACTGCTGGAGGCGGCCTTACCTGAGTCCGATGCCCTGGAGCGGGTGGTGGACGTGCATCTCAAAAACCTCCGAAGGAAGCTCGAGCTGGCCGGAGGTGCCAATCTCCTGGAAACCGTGCGGGGGGTGGGGTATCGGCTGTGGCTCGAGGGGTAACGGGGGGATAAGTTCGTCCGAAAGCCTTAGTTCTGGCCTTCAGCCGGTGACGACCATGAACCTTTTCAACCGCATCGAAGTTCGGCTGAGCCTGCTCATGGTGTTGGTGGTGGTGGCTACCAGCCTGATCACCATTACCCTCAACACCTACCAGCGCGAACGAACCTTCAGGGAGTTGCCAGCGGAGGTACGGGAGTATCTGCGGCGCAACGAAAGCCGGTTGCCGGCGCTGGGTTTCCCCCCAGAGCTGCGCGACCAGTTGTTGTCGGGTAAGGAAATCCTTGTGCGGGTGGTGCCCTCGTTCAACCCCGATAACCCCAACCCGGTGTTTCTGGTCAGCCTGCGGGATGACCCTGCGGCCGAACCTATCCGAATTCAACCCCTGCCCCGCATCCGCCGACCCAGCCTGGAAGCCCGCATTCAGCAGAATCTGCTGATTGCAAGCCTGGTGGCCACAGGCCTGGGGGTGGTGGTGGCGCTGGTGTTTGCTCGCCGAATCGCTCGCCCCATCGAAGCCATCTCGGCGGCGGCCAGCCGGCTGGCCCAGGGCCAGCTTTCGGTGCGGATTCCAGACCCCCGGGGCCAGGACGAAGTGGCCCGATTGGCCCGCGACTTCAACCACATGGCAGCCTCGCTGGAGCGCCTCGAGGCTGAACGAAAAGCCATGATTGCCGACATTGCCCACGAGTTGCGTACCCCCCTGACGGTGATGCAGGGGCGGCTCGAGGCCATCCAGGACGGGGTGCTCCCTCTGGAGCGGGCCGAGATTGACCGCCTGCACCACCAGACCGGGCTGCTTTCCCGCCTTGTCGAGGATCTGCGCACCCTTTCGCTGGCCGATGCGGGGCGTTTGAACCTGGTGCTGCGCGAGCTCGACCTGGCCGAGTGGACGCGGCGGGTGGCCTCCGGCTTCCAGGCGGCCCTGGAGGCCCGGCAGATACGCCTTGCGCTCAATTTGCCGGCTCATCCTGTGCTGGTGCAGGCCGACCCCGACCGGCTGGTACAGGTTATCGGCAATTTGCTCCACAACGCCCTGGCCCATACCCCGGTGGGTGGAGAGGTGGCCCTCGAGGTCTCTGCCGACACCACCCATGCCTACCTGAAGGTACACGACAGCGGCCCGGGCATTCCCGAGGAATCTTTGAACAAGGTCTTCGACCGCTTTTACCGCG
This genomic interval from Meiothermus sp. CFH 77666 contains the following:
- a CDS encoding ATP-binding protein codes for the protein MNLFNRIEVRLSLLMVLVVVATSLITITLNTYQRERTFRELPAEVREYLRRNESRLPALGFPPELRDQLLSGKEILVRVVPSFNPDNPNPVFLVSLRDDPAAEPIRIQPLPRIRRPSLEARIQQNLLIASLVATGLGVVVALVFARRIARPIEAISAAASRLAQGQLSVRIPDPRGQDEVARLARDFNHMAASLERLEAERKAMIADIAHELRTPLTVMQGRLEAIQDGVLPLERAEIDRLHHQTGLLSRLVEDLRTLSLADAGRLNLVLRELDLAEWTRRVASGFQAALEARQIRLALNLPAHPVLVQADPDRLVQVIGNLLHNALAHTPVGGEVALEVSADTTHAYLKVHDSGPGIPEESLNKVFDRFYRAEASRSRATGGSGLGLSIVKALVELHGGQVVAQNHPMGGALFQVKLPLRTARSP